A portion of the Chloroflexia bacterium SDU3-3 genome contains these proteins:
- a CDS encoding prephenate dehydrogenase/arogenate dehydrogenase family protein translates to MLHISILGMGLIGTSLGMALRSAPEQAAPLGATAIIGYDSNPKATADARGRLAIDRQARTLEEAVREADLVVVAVPALAARAVFTEIAPLLRHGAIVTDVTSTKAQIAAWAAELLPSTATFVGGHPMAGSEQSGAHAASPDLFKDAIYCLTPTAKARPEAVQVLDAMVRQAGAKPYYLDPAEHDSYVAGVSHLPFLLSTALVQTTTASPSWREMATLAASGYRDISRLASGDVAMHRDICLTNREALLRWIDEASAWLGALREQIASEDQQALLATFQQAKAARDQWVGTKPGRPGEDDFVSLSPPVERRGLLGLGTKKREQR, encoded by the coding sequence ATGCTTCATATCTCCATCCTTGGAATGGGACTGATCGGCACATCGCTTGGGATGGCGCTCCGCTCGGCGCCAGAGCAGGCCGCGCCGCTCGGTGCCACGGCGATCATCGGCTACGACAGCAACCCCAAGGCCACCGCCGACGCGCGCGGGCGGCTGGCGATCGACCGCCAGGCCCGCACCCTGGAGGAGGCGGTGCGCGAGGCCGATCTGGTGGTGGTGGCCGTTCCCGCGCTGGCCGCCCGCGCGGTCTTCACCGAGATCGCCCCGCTGCTGCGCCATGGCGCGATCGTCACCGACGTGACCAGCACCAAGGCCCAGATTGCGGCCTGGGCCGCCGAGCTGCTGCCTAGCACCGCCACCTTTGTGGGCGGGCACCCCATGGCGGGCAGCGAGCAGTCGGGCGCGCACGCGGCCAGCCCCGACCTCTTCAAGGATGCCATCTACTGCCTGACGCCCACCGCCAAGGCCCGCCCCGAGGCGGTGCAGGTGCTGGATGCGATGGTGCGCCAGGCGGGCGCGAAGCCCTACTACCTCGACCCCGCCGAGCACGACAGCTACGTGGCGGGGGTCTCGCACCTGCCCTTCCTGCTCTCCACCGCGCTGGTGCAGACCACCACCGCCAGCCCCAGCTGGCGCGAGATGGCCACCCTCGCGGCCAGCGGCTACCGCGACATCAGCCGCCTGGCCTCGGGCGATGTGGCCATGCACCGCGACATCTGCCTCACCAACCGCGAGGCGCTGCTGCGCTGGATCGACGAGGCCAGCGCCTGGCTCGGCGCTCTGCGCGAGCAGATCGCCAGCGAAGATCAGCAGGCGCTGCTGGCCACCTTCCAGCAGGCCAAGGCCGCCCGCGACCAGTGGGTGGGCACCAAGCCAGGCCGCCCCGGCGAGGATGACTTTGTCTCGCTCAGCCCGCCGGTGGAGCGGCGCGGGCTGCTGGGCCTTGGTACCAAAAAGCGCGAGCAGCGCTAG
- a CDS encoding cobalamin B12-binding domain-containing protein gives MERKIRVLVAKPGLDGHDRGAKVVARALRDAGMEVIYTGLQQTPSMIVEAAIQEDVDAIGLSILSGAHMTLLPKITSLLREQGADDVLVVAGGIISDADAATLVRDHGIAAVYGPGSPTHDVVDFIQTHVAASREL, from the coding sequence ATGGAGCGAAAGATCCGCGTTCTGGTGGCCAAGCCCGGCCTCGACGGCCACGACCGTGGCGCGAAGGTGGTGGCCCGCGCCCTGCGCGACGCCGGGATGGAGGTGATCTACACCGGCCTCCAGCAGACCCCATCCATGATCGTCGAGGCCGCCATCCAAGAAGATGTGGACGCCATCGGCCTCTCCATTCTCTCCGGCGCACATATGACCCTGCTGCCCAAGATCACCAGCCTGCTGCGCGAACAGGGGGCCGACGACGTGCTGGTGGTGGCGGGCGGCATCATCTCCGACGCCGACGCCGCCACGCTGGTGCGCGACCACGGCATCGCCGCCGTATATGGCCCCGGCTCGCCCACCCACGATGTGGTGGACTTCATCCAGACCCACGTCGCCGCATCGCGAGAACTGTGA
- the meaB gene encoding methylmalonyl Co-A mutase-associated GTPase MeaB: MAEQPTLASQLLSGNRRALARAITLVETGGPAARELMGAIYPSTGRAHILGVTGSPGAGKSTLVNALAQHWRRAGKTVGIVAVDPTSPFTGGAILGDRIRMQPLGGDAGVFVRSMASRGRLGGIARATDDSLALLDAAGFDMVIVETVGAGQSEIEVHGVAHTTIVVETPGAGDDVQSIKAGILEIADLYVVNKADREGAEVVMRQLRAMLNLGERKPGAWQPPVLPAVAQQGQGIAEIAAAVERHRAHLSQDGHMAALNQRRADRALAHSVQELALARATADRARWDALLAQIADRSADPYTAALALLDER, encoded by the coding sequence ATGGCAGAACAGCCGACCCTGGCCAGCCAGCTGCTGTCCGGCAACCGCCGCGCCCTGGCCCGCGCCATCACCCTGGTGGAGACCGGCGGCCCCGCCGCGCGCGAGCTGATGGGGGCCATCTACCCCAGCACGGGCCGCGCCCACATCCTGGGCGTCACCGGCTCGCCCGGTGCGGGCAAATCCACCCTGGTCAACGCCCTAGCCCAGCACTGGCGGCGCGCGGGCAAGACTGTGGGCATCGTGGCTGTCGACCCGACCTCGCCCTTCACCGGCGGGGCCATCCTGGGCGACCGTATCCGCATGCAGCCCCTGGGCGGCGACGCGGGCGTGTTCGTGCGCAGCATGGCCAGCCGAGGACGGCTGGGCGGCATCGCCCGCGCCACCGACGACAGCCTAGCCCTGCTCGACGCCGCAGGCTTCGACATGGTGATCGTGGAGACTGTGGGCGCGGGCCAGAGCGAGATCGAGGTGCACGGCGTGGCCCACACCACCATCGTGGTGGAGACGCCGGGCGCGGGCGACGATGTGCAGAGCATCAAGGCTGGCATCCTGGAGATCGCCGACCTCTACGTGGTGAACAAGGCCGACCGCGAGGGCGCCGAGGTGGTGATGCGCCAGCTGCGCGCCATGCTGAACCTAGGCGAGCGCAAGCCCGGGGCATGGCAGCCGCCCGTGCTGCCCGCCGTGGCCCAGCAGGGCCAGGGCATCGCCGAGATCGCCGCCGCCGTCGAGCGCCACCGCGCCCACCTGAGCCAGGACGGGCACATGGCCGCGCTCAACCAGCGCCGCGCCGACCGCGCCCTAGCCCACAGCGTGCAGGAGCTGGCCCTGGCCCGCGCCACCGCCGACCGCGCCCGCTGGGACGCGCTGCTGGCCCAGATCGCCGACCGCAGCGCCGACCCCTACACCGCCGCGCTGGCGCTGCTAGATGAGCGCTAG
- a CDS encoding HD domain-containing protein, producing MSGGFSVDDLIEDLLHHPKVLETRQHMHHSIPKHDHLLRSVKFSYRLSRWMKADTRVCVRAALIHDIDSREGTLTSHGGVAARWAAAQGECDEVCEAIVSHMYPFGPAPTSREAWVLVLADKAASLGDMKQFVAGLISGKSIRVRRELMESDPYYSAKPRRRIFSRKVAA from the coding sequence ATGTCCGGAGGTTTTTCTGTGGACGACCTGATCGAAGACCTACTCCACCACCCCAAGGTTCTTGAGACCCGCCAGCACATGCACCACAGCATCCCCAAGCACGATCACCTGCTGCGCTCGGTAAAATTCTCCTACCGCCTCTCGCGCTGGATGAAGGCCGACACCCGCGTCTGTGTCCGCGCCGCGCTCATCCACGACATCGACTCGCGCGAGGGCACGCTCACCAGCCACGGCGGCGTGGCGGCGCGCTGGGCGGCGGCGCAGGGCGAGTGCGACGAAGTGTGCGAGGCGATCGTCAGCCACATGTACCCGTTCGGCCCGGCCCCCACCTCGCGCGAGGCCTGGGTGCTGGTGCTGGCCGACAAGGCCGCATCGCTGGGCGACATGAAGCAGTTCGTGGCGGGGCTGATCAGCGGCAAGAGCATACGGGTGCGGCGCGAGCTGATGGAGAGCGACCCCTACTACAGCGCCAAGCCACGGCGGCGGATCTTCTCCCGCAAGGTCGCAGCCTAG
- a CDS encoding AI-2E family transporter: protein MSQPPSLDPPQGGEPTPPFLPAAPPELVQPAPLAAPSLPSAGRLAQWLLVALVLYGIGWLLWQSFAALTPFIMGLVLAYILTPFVNRLDRKMPRWLAILTVYVAMIVMLVISFAYVVPPVVQQIDQLADSVPSISELEQRLSSLNTLYRERVPPQLQAQIDPAIASSLQSLRTAIGSNIQQITTFLFTQISTIVSTITFLVGFLIIPIWLFYVLNDQRKGQDFVDRMLHRRIRADFWNVWTMIDKVFSDYIRGQIILCFAVGLAVGIGLLILELLHIKVSYILLLAIVAGITEFIPVLGPVIGAIPGILVALISAGPQGALAALVVYVVVQQLENNILVPRIVGDSVGVHPAILTVVLIAMGQVFGLLGVILSAPLTAIARDLFVYTYARLGGATPEAAIDRAHSRAAPEPPVPPAAPPPLAAQ from the coding sequence ATGAGTCAACCGCCCTCTCTTGACCCACCGCAGGGCGGGGAGCCAACCCCGCCTTTTCTGCCCGCCGCGCCGCCCGAGCTGGTCCAGCCAGCCCCGCTCGCCGCTCCCAGCCTGCCCTCGGCTGGGCGGCTGGCCCAGTGGCTGCTAGTGGCGCTGGTGCTGTATGGCATCGGCTGGCTGCTCTGGCAGTCGTTCGCGGCGCTGACGCCCTTTATCATGGGGCTGGTGCTGGCCTATATCCTCACGCCCTTTGTGAACCGGCTGGACCGCAAGATGCCGCGCTGGCTGGCCATCCTCACCGTGTATGTGGCCATGATCGTGATGCTGGTGATCAGCTTCGCCTATGTGGTGCCGCCGGTGGTCCAGCAGATCGATCAGCTGGCCGACAGCGTGCCATCCATCTCCGAGCTGGAGCAGCGGCTCAGCTCGCTGAACACACTGTATCGCGAGCGCGTGCCGCCCCAGCTGCAGGCCCAGATCGATCCGGCGATCGCTAGCTCGCTGCAGAGCCTGCGCACCGCCATCGGCTCGAACATCCAGCAGATCACCACCTTTTTGTTTACCCAGATCAGCACAATCGTCAGCACGATCACCTTCTTGGTCGGCTTCCTGATCATTCCGATCTGGCTGTTCTATGTGTTAAATGATCAGCGCAAGGGCCAGGATTTTGTCGATCGCATGCTGCATCGCCGCATCCGTGCAGATTTTTGGAACGTCTGGACGATGATCGACAAGGTGTTTAGCGACTACATACGTGGCCAGATCATCCTCTGCTTTGCCGTTGGGCTTGCGGTGGGCATCGGCCTGCTGATCCTGGAGCTGCTGCACATCAAGGTGAGCTATATTTTGCTGCTGGCGATTGTGGCGGGTATTACCGAGTTTATCCCGGTGCTGGGGCCGGTGATCGGCGCGATCCCGGGCATTCTGGTGGCGCTGATCAGCGCGGGGCCGCAGGGCGCGCTGGCCGCCCTGGTGGTGTACGTGGTGGTGCAGCAGCTGGAAAATAACATCCTGGTGCCGCGCATCGTGGGCGATAGCGTGGGCGTGCACCCGGCCATTCTCACGGTGGTGCTGATCGCGATGGGGCAGGTGTTCGGCCTGCTGGGCGTGATCCTCTCGGCCCCGCTGACGGCGATCGCCCGCGACCTGTTTGTGTACACCTACGCGCGGCTGGGCGGGGCCACGCCCGAGGCGGCGATCGATCGGGCGCATAGCCGCGCTGCCCCCGAGCCGCCTGTGCCGCCCGCCGCCCCGCCGCCGCTGGCGGCGCAGTAG
- the hisB gene encoding imidazoleglycerol-phosphate dehydratase HisB — protein MESLGTMTRTGTITRTTGETAITLTFSIDGTGHADVATGVGFLDHMLTLFAKHGLFDLAVRADGDLHIDEHHTAEDVCICLGKALDQALGERRGIVRTAHSYVPMDEALALVAVDLGGRPYCVFNAAFDTPRIGQLGTDLIFHLFESIAFNARMNLHARVEYGRNDHHKVEGLFKAFGRALDAATRIDPRLDGAVPSTKGTL, from the coding sequence ATGGAGAGCTTGGGAACCATGACACGCACTGGGACGATCACCCGCACGACGGGCGAGACGGCGATCACGCTGACCTTTTCGATCGATGGCACGGGCCATGCGGATGTTGCGACGGGCGTGGGCTTTCTTGACCATATGCTGACGCTGTTTGCCAAGCACGGCCTGTTCGACCTGGCGGTGAGGGCCGATGGCGACCTGCATATCGACGAGCACCACACCGCCGAGGATGTGTGCATCTGCCTGGGCAAGGCGCTCGACCAGGCGCTGGGCGAGCGGCGCGGGATCGTGCGCACCGCCCACAGCTATGTGCCCATGGATGAGGCGCTGGCCCTAGTGGCGGTCGATCTGGGCGGGCGACCCTACTGCGTGTTTAACGCCGCGTTTGATACGCCGCGCATCGGCCAGCTGGGCACCGATCTGATCTTTCACCTGTTCGAGAGCATCGCGTTTAACGCGCGCATGAACCTGCACGCCCGTGTCGAGTATGGACGCAACGACCACCATAAGGTGGAGGGCCTGTTTAAGGCATTTGGGCGCGCCCTGGATGCGGCCACGCGCATCGACCCGCGCCTCGATGGGGCGGTGCCGAGCACGAAGGGCACGCTCTAG
- a CDS encoding PDZ domain-containing protein, translated as MLAQPALSETALATPTRFPTPTPLPTITPEPTPLPASAAPPTSVQPTPLSATLRRQVYDKVWELVDEKYLYPDFNGLNWANIYDEYLPRIEQAQSNDDFYADLSEMIALLDDHHSRFLPPAAAQSQDTSNTGVETTVGIGIIASYERDSGYISTVFPDSPAALADIRPRDRIIAVDGHPYTQDDGDLQGLAGTTVRLNIQRPGEKPYDVVVVRQEVQGRVVPTYKRMHGDIGYLSIPTLWVEDMDAQVSGAITELVAAGPMSGMIVDLRGNGGGWEHVLAGILGHFVRGPVGTFYDQRSSRTLNVTSSAGPDVRRIPLIILIDGDTQSYAEVLAAVLQEGGAKVVGVPSAGNTESIYVYSLRDGSRLWLAQENFKLRSGANLEGRGVQPDSLVDVDWKRYSEEDDPQILEALRLLGAGPK; from the coding sequence ATGCTGGCCCAGCCTGCGCTGAGCGAGACGGCGCTGGCCACCCCCACCCGCTTCCCCACGCCCACGCCGCTGCCCACCATCACCCCCGAGCCGACGCCGCTGCCCGCCAGCGCGGCCCCGCCCACCAGCGTGCAGCCGACGCCGCTGAGCGCCACGCTGCGTCGCCAGGTCTACGATAAGGTCTGGGAGCTGGTGGATGAGAAGTACCTCTACCCCGATTTCAACGGGCTGAACTGGGCCAATATCTACGACGAGTACCTGCCCAGGATCGAGCAGGCCCAGTCGAACGATGACTTCTACGCCGATCTCTCCGAGATGATCGCGCTGCTGGATGACCACCACTCGCGCTTTCTGCCGCCCGCCGCCGCACAGAGCCAGGACACATCCAACACGGGCGTGGAGACCACGGTGGGCATCGGCATCATCGCATCCTACGAGCGTGACAGCGGCTATATCAGCACGGTGTTCCCCGATAGCCCGGCGGCGCTGGCCGACATCCGCCCGCGCGACCGGATCATCGCGGTAGATGGTCACCCCTACACCCAGGACGACGGCGACCTGCAGGGGCTGGCGGGCACGACGGTGCGCCTGAACATCCAGCGGCCAGGCGAGAAGCCCTACGATGTGGTGGTGGTGCGCCAGGAGGTGCAGGGGCGGGTTGTGCCGACCTACAAGCGTATGCACGGCGACATCGGCTATCTGAGCATCCCGACGCTGTGGGTGGAGGATATGGATGCGCAGGTGAGCGGCGCGATCACCGAGCTGGTGGCGGCTGGGCCCATGAGCGGCATGATCGTGGATCTGCGCGGCAATGGCGGCGGCTGGGAGCATGTGCTGGCGGGCATCCTGGGGCACTTTGTGCGCGGCCCGGTCGGCACGTTCTACGACCAGCGCTCGTCGCGCACGCTGAACGTCACATCCTCGGCGGGGCCGGATGTGCGCCGCATCCCGCTGATCATCCTGATCGATGGCGACACGCAGTCCTACGCCGAGGTGCTGGCGGCGGTGCTTCAGGAGGGCGGGGCCAAGGTGGTGGGCGTGCCCTCGGCGGGCAACACCGAGTCGATCTATGTCTACTCGCTGCGCGACGGCTCGCGGCTGTGGCTGGCCCAGGAGAACTTCAAGCTGCGCAGCGGTGCGAACCTGGAGGGCCGCGGCGTGCAGCCAGACTCGCTGGTGGATGTGGACTGGAAGCGCTATAGCGAAGAGGACGACCCGCAGATTCTTGAGGCGCTGCGCCTGCTGGGCGCTGGCCCAAAGTAG
- a CDS encoding penicillin-binding protein 2: MIGAALLLIYGMLQPVEQDSRWILSLWLAAPLLLLTIRFSLPKAPHGVARSIQNLAIVVAVGFSLLSFELLRQQFVRSHEIYNFIYTDDQTGQSTSNVRPIIDAERVQRGKIVDSTGRVLASSRVTNGFATRTYPIEQEFDPTSFGNVLGYFSSRFGQSGLELTYSDYLSGEHDAWSRWQDWMLGNPRVGSDLHLTLSAPLQAAAGQILAGRTGSIVVLNPKTGAVLAMASGPNFDPRGLATNNDAEDSAADNSRVGAYWNEITSDASGQPLINRPVQGRYPPGSTYKTVTAIGALENPQLGRPDEIDCPNERYTDEGAPPVVNAVNDLFTRTGNPSNLEHVYAFSCNTAFAEYAMRLGQEKEVEIAERFDIYRPQDTPDSYSGFTDLPTRASQIYVDPGFLNTKAAVADTGYGQGQLLVTPLQMAMVAASVANDGVMMRPYLVDHITRPDGATIYTHGPSAIRRVMSSETAAKMRVNMRAGVEYGFGKAAQQVDPSVALVGGKSGTAENVPGATPHAWFIAIAPVDNPRYAVAVMIENGGEGSSVGARAAGEVLAAAFSLEQ, translated from the coding sequence ATGATCGGCGCGGCCCTGCTGCTGATCTACGGCATGCTCCAGCCGGTGGAGCAGGACTCGCGCTGGATCCTGTCGCTGTGGCTGGCCGCGCCCCTGCTGCTGCTGACAATTCGCTTCTCGCTGCCGAAGGCGCCGCACGGTGTCGCGCGCAGCATCCAGAACCTGGCGATTGTGGTGGCGGTGGGCTTCTCGCTGCTCAGCTTCGAGCTGCTGCGGCAGCAGTTTGTCCGCTCGCATGAGATCTACAACTTCATCTATACCGATGACCAGACTGGCCAGTCGACCAGCAATGTGCGCCCGATTATTGATGCCGAGCGCGTGCAGCGCGGCAAGATCGTGGATAGCACCGGGCGGGTGCTGGCCAGCAGCCGGGTGACCAACGGCTTCGCCACGCGCACCTACCCGATCGAGCAGGAGTTCGACCCCACCTCCTTTGGCAATGTGCTGGGCTATTTCAGCAGCCGCTTCGGCCAGAGTGGGCTAGAGCTGACCTATAGCGACTACCTCAGCGGCGAGCACGACGCCTGGAGCCGCTGGCAGGATTGGATGCTGGGCAACCCGCGTGTGGGCAGCGACCTGCATCTGACGCTCAGCGCGCCGCTGCAGGCGGCGGCGGGCCAGATCTTGGCGGGCCGCACCGGGTCGATCGTGGTGCTGAACCCCAAGACGGGCGCGGTGCTGGCCATGGCCAGCGGCCCGAACTTTGACCCGCGCGGGCTGGCCACCAACAACGACGCCGAGGATAGCGCCGCCGATAATAGCCGGGTGGGGGCCTACTGGAATGAGATCACCAGCGATGCCTCGGGCCAGCCGCTGATCAACCGTCCGGTGCAGGGCCGCTACCCGCCGGGATCGACCTATAAGACCGTGACGGCCATCGGCGCGCTGGAGAACCCGCAGCTTGGCCGCCCGGATGAGATCGACTGCCCGAACGAGCGCTACACCGACGAGGGCGCGCCGCCGGTGGTGAATGCGGTCAACGACCTGTTTACGCGCACCGGCAACCCATCGAATCTGGAGCATGTCTACGCCTTCTCGTGCAACACCGCGTTTGCAGAATATGCCATGCGGCTGGGACAGGAGAAAGAGGTGGAGATCGCCGAGCGCTTCGATATCTACCGCCCGCAGGATACGCCCGACAGCTACAGCGGCTTTACCGACCTGCCCACGCGGGCCAGCCAGATCTACGTCGACCCGGGCTTTCTGAACACCAAGGCGGCGGTGGCCGACACCGGCTACGGCCAGGGCCAGCTGCTGGTGACGCCGCTGCAGATGGCGATGGTGGCGGCCTCGGTCGCGAACGATGGCGTGATGATGCGCCCCTATCTGGTTGACCATATCACGCGGCCCGACGGCGCGACGATCTACACCCACGGCCCCAGCGCCATCCGCCGCGTGATGTCCTCGGAGACGGCGGCCAAGATGCGGGTGAACATGCGGGCTGGCGTCGAGTACGGCTTTGGCAAGGCGGCGCAGCAGGTCGACCCATCGGTGGCGCTGGTGGGCGGCAAGTCGGGCACCGCCGAGAATGTGCCCGGCGCAACCCCGCACGCGTGGTTTATCGCCATCGCGCCGGTGGACAACCCGCGCTACGCGGTGGCGGTGATGATCGAGAATGGCGGCGAGGGTTCGAGCGTCGGGGCGCGGGCGGCGGGCGAGGTGCTGGCCGCCGCATTTAGCCTGGAGCAGTAG
- a CDS encoding histidine kinase: MSNQCPHQPALADTSVFLSYRWLTWLLAGAAVVWQGVTQQYILPLMAAALLNLLAAVLSRQYAQVSQRYPAILSLDIVYCVAMLMVTGGWAGPLSFYALSGVVLPALLFGWRGGFMAGLLTVSLTLALYLRNGQQPTLLVAQERNVELLAMLLLAPCFGLCFPVAVEYLRHRSARRAAPRRAPRSYFDEPSGGERGDIGGIRRGGGPARTADRSLALGGHPQGGAGPAIRTAAEPHVEDLRRMLYAPMPQLDMDFQRWMQICITRFSDYTGATARVTVLGRPHALRYPHQVVLQRLLQESLLNIHQHAHATKVDVTLRYDPLSIALLIQDNGIGLLDGSFERPRLHALRAMQYRFAELGGRLDVFETEGSGVTVRATAPLEP; this comes from the coding sequence GTGAGCAACCAATGCCCACATCAGCCTGCGCTTGCTGATACCTCTGTCTTTCTCTCCTACCGATGGCTCACCTGGCTGCTGGCCGGGGCTGCGGTTGTCTGGCAAGGGGTCACCCAGCAGTACATCCTGCCGCTGATGGCCGCCGCGCTGCTGAATCTGCTCGCCGCCGTGCTCTCGCGCCAGTACGCCCAGGTTTCCCAGCGCTACCCCGCGATCCTCAGCCTCGATATTGTCTACTGTGTGGCCATGCTGATGGTGACCGGCGGCTGGGCCGGGCCGCTCAGCTTCTATGCCTTGAGCGGCGTGGTGCTGCCTGCGCTGCTGTTTGGCTGGCGCGGCGGGTTTATGGCCGGGCTGCTCACCGTCTCGCTCACGCTGGCGCTCTACCTGCGCAATGGCCAGCAGCCCACGCTGCTGGTCGCCCAAGAGCGCAATGTGGAGCTGCTGGCCATGCTGCTGCTGGCCCCGTGCTTTGGCCTGTGCTTTCCCGTGGCGGTCGAGTATCTGCGCCACCGCAGCGCGCGCCGCGCCGCGCCGCGCCGCGCCCCGCGCTCCTACTTCGACGAGCCGAGCGGCGGCGAGCGCGGCGATATCGGCGGTATCCGGCGGGGCGGTGGGCCGGCCCGTACCGCCGACCGTAGCCTGGCGCTGGGCGGCCATCCGCAGGGCGGCGCTGGCCCCGCCATCCGCACCGCCGCCGAGCCGCATGTCGAGGATCTGCGGCGGATGCTCTACGCGCCCATGCCCCAGCTCGATATGGATTTTCAGCGCTGGATGCAGATCTGCATCACCCGCTTTAGCGACTATACCGGTGCCACCGCCCGTGTGACGGTGCTTGGCCGCCCTCACGCGCTCCGCTACCCTCACCAGGTTGTGCTGCAGCGCCTGCTGCAGGAGTCGCTGCTGAACATCCACCAGCACGCGCACGCCACCAAAGTCGATGTGACCCTCCGCTACGATCCGCTCTCGATCGCGCTGCTGATCCAGGATAATGGGATCGGTCTGCTTGATGGCAGCTTTGAGCGCCCACGGCTGCATGCGCTGCGCGCCATGCAGTATCGCTTTGCCGAGCTGGGCGGACGGCTCGATGTGTTCGAGACCGAGGGCAGCGGCGTGACGGTGCGTGCCACCGCGCCGCTTGAGCCGTAG
- a CDS encoding sigma-70 family RNA polymerase sigma factor — MYMHQTTTVSRHTAEPMFASETPLLAQMDLSILIQRCAAESERFYRGQVNDTSYAYELFRRALVDECEIAWEYMYQHYSPLVESWVRRCGAFSQTGESSEFFVVSAFTKFWKAMRSKSFESFPSLAALLHYLQLCTNCVVIDSVRAQSWAEVLPEEALATAQDDQASPDEMVLDRAHREEIWSCITTLLNDPSERIILYESFVLGMKPGDIFSRHSDLFATVSVVYNLKRNLLERLGRNQQLRRLVGI, encoded by the coding sequence ATGTATATGCACCAGACCACCACTGTTTCCCGCCACACCGCCGAGCCGATGTTCGCGAGCGAGACCCCCCTTCTGGCGCAGATGGATCTGTCAATCCTCATCCAGCGCTGCGCCGCCGAGAGCGAGCGCTTCTACCGCGGCCAGGTCAACGACACATCCTACGCCTACGAGCTGTTCCGCCGCGCCCTGGTCGACGAGTGCGAGATCGCCTGGGAGTATATGTACCAGCACTACTCGCCACTGGTCGAGAGCTGGGTTCGCCGCTGCGGCGCGTTCTCGCAGACAGGCGAGAGCAGCGAGTTTTTTGTGGTGTCGGCCTTCACCAAGTTCTGGAAGGCTATGCGCTCGAAATCCTTCGAGTCGTTCCCTAGCCTAGCGGCCCTGCTGCACTACCTGCAGCTCTGCACCAACTGCGTGGTGATCGACAGTGTGCGCGCCCAGTCGTGGGCCGAGGTGCTGCCCGAGGAGGCGCTGGCCACCGCCCAGGATGATCAGGCCTCGCCTGACGAGATGGTGCTCGACCGCGCGCACCGCGAGGAGATCTGGTCGTGCATCACCACCCTGCTGAACGACCCCTCCGAGCGCATCATCCTCTACGAGTCCTTCGTGCTTGGCATGAAGCCCGGCGACATTTTCTCTCGTCACAGCGACCTATTTGCCACCGTCAGCGTGGTCTACAACCTCAAGCGCAACCTGCTTGAGCGGCTTGGCCGCAACCAGCAGCTGCGCCGCCTTGTCGGCATTTGA
- a CDS encoding Crp/Fnr family transcriptional regulator yields MPAVSDPQTLGKLPLFHNLGLEQLQHLNTILRRRQVSAGTDIATAEQPGEVVYIILSGTVKIHAEQVDGSSVILAILGPGELVGEMSVLENIGRSATVETLEDSQVLWMDGRSFEQSIQRIPEMNSNLVRIFSRRLRLANAQIQALATLDVFGRVARQLLAFANEYGQPQQLGVLIPLRLSQTDLAGMVGASRVRVNQVLAFYRQQGYVAVDQDSRITVLNQDALAQRCQ; encoded by the coding sequence ATGCCAGCTGTCTCCGATCCACAAACGTTAGGAAAGCTACCACTTTTTCATAACCTTGGGCTTGAGCAGCTTCAACACCTCAACACCATTCTCCGCCGCCGCCAGGTGTCGGCGGGCACCGATATCGCCACCGCCGAGCAGCCCGGCGAGGTGGTCTACATCATCCTCTCAGGCACGGTCAAGATCCACGCCGAGCAGGTTGATGGCAGCAGCGTGATCCTGGCCATCCTCGGGCCAGGCGAGCTGGTGGGCGAGATGAGCGTGCTCGAGAACATCGGGCGCTCGGCCACCGTCGAGACCCTCGAAGACTCGCAGGTGCTGTGGATGGATGGCCGCAGCTTCGAGCAAAGTATCCAGCGCATCCCCGAGATGAACTCTAATCTCGTGCGCATCTTCTCGCGGCGGCTGCGCCTGGCCAATGCCCAAATTCAGGCCCTGGCGACGTTAGATGTATTTGGGAGGGTCGCGCGCCAGCTGCTGGCCTTCGCCAACGAGTACGGCCAGCCCCAGCAGCTGGGTGTGCTCATCCCCCTGCGGCTCAGCCAGACCGATCTGGCCGGCATGGTCGGCGCATCGCGCGTGCGGGTCAACCAGGTGCTGGCCTTCTACCGCCAGCAGGGCTACGTGGCGGTCGACCAAGATTCTCGCATCACGGTGCTCAACCAGGATGCCCTCGCCCAGCGCTGCCAGTAA